One window of the Salvia splendens isolate huo1 chromosome 1, SspV2, whole genome shotgun sequence genome contains the following:
- the LOC121754412 gene encoding uncharacterized protein LOC121754412: protein MSVKWQPPDQATLKINTDGAFSEATGKAAGGGLIRNHLGKMILAFATPLDTQSALEAELKAAHLGLALARNFMQTMWLELDSEQVIKLTNGTAWGPAHVRHDIARLRALKCHTNFRASFIHREGNMAADFLAKLGMERPEFCQFNDSTAPRLLKAMIRMEEIGVPNIRVRGDNHD, encoded by the coding sequence ATGTCGGTCAAATGGCAACCCCCAGATCAGGCAACTCTCAAGATCAACACAGATGGAGCCTTCTCGGAAGCTACGGGCAAGGCGGCAGGGGGTGGATTGATCCGCAACCACCTGGGGAAAATGATCCTCGCCTTCGCCACTCCCCTTGACACCCAATCGGCCCTGGAGGCGGAGCTTAAGGCCGCGCACCTTGGCCTTGCCTTGGCGAGAAACTTCATGCAAACAATGTGGCTCGAACTGGACTCGGAGCAGGTGATCAAGCTTACCAATGGCACAGCTTGGGGACCGGCCCATGTTCGTCATGATATTGCCCGCCTTAGGGCCCTCAAGTGCCATACTAACTTTCGCGCATCCTTTATCCACCGTGAAGGCAACATGGCGGCGGACTTTCTCGCTAAGTTGGGAATGGAAAGACCAGAATTTTGCCAGTTCAATGACTCCACAGCACCACGGCTCCTCAAGGCCATGATCCGCATGGAAGAAATTGGAGTGCCTAATATTAGAGTCCGGGGTGACAATCACGACTAG